In Vibrio bathopelagicus, one DNA window encodes the following:
- a CDS encoding DUF819 family protein, producing MITNDAVIMGMLAVILGGVFITESSQNSALKKFYSFVPGLLLCYFVPSLLNSFGIIDASNSKLYFVASRYLLPSALVLLIISADLRKIFGLGSKAVIMFLTGTVGIIIGGPLAILIIDQINPDLVSGDVWRGLTTVAGSWIGGGANQAAMKEVFEVDDQLFSAMITVDVICANIWMAVLLIMAGRQKKIDAWLKADTSSIEELKETVSKYQEENARPTTTTDLMKITGIAFGLTGLAHLFSDLIAPWISTNAPELAKYSLTSGFFWLIVMVTTFALIASCFKSTRSLEHSGASKVGSAFIYILVATIGMQMDVTAILDNPGYFFIGITWLTIHAILMIVMAKLIRAPLFFMAVGSQANVGGAASAPIVAAAFHPALAPVGILMAVLGYALGTYGAYICGLIMQAAAG from the coding sequence ATGATTACTAATGATGCTGTAATAATGGGCATGTTAGCTGTTATTCTTGGCGGTGTTTTTATCACGGAAAGTAGCCAAAATAGCGCACTGAAAAAATTCTACTCGTTCGTTCCGGGTTTATTGCTCTGTTACTTTGTTCCTTCATTGTTGAACAGCTTCGGCATCATTGATGCGTCAAACTCCAAGCTATACTTCGTAGCAAGTCGCTACCTACTGCCAAGTGCATTAGTTCTTCTGATCATCTCAGCAGACCTACGTAAGATTTTTGGACTAGGTTCGAAAGCCGTCATCATGTTCCTTACCGGTACTGTCGGCATCATCATTGGTGGTCCTCTGGCTATCTTGATCATCGACCAAATCAACCCTGACCTTGTATCTGGTGACGTATGGCGAGGCCTAACAACCGTTGCAGGTTCTTGGATTGGCGGTGGTGCAAACCAAGCCGCTATGAAAGAAGTATTTGAGGTTGATGACCAACTCTTCTCTGCAATGATTACAGTAGACGTTATCTGCGCAAACATTTGGATGGCCGTATTACTTATCATGGCTGGTCGTCAGAAGAAGATTGACGCATGGTTAAAAGCAGATACTTCATCTATCGAAGAGCTAAAAGAGACGGTTTCTAAATACCAAGAAGAGAACGCTCGCCCAACGACCACAACCGATCTAATGAAGATCACGGGAATTGCATTCGGTCTTACCGGCCTAGCTCACCTATTCAGTGACCTAATCGCACCTTGGATTTCGACCAACGCACCAGAACTCGCGAAATACAGCCTTACATCAGGTTTCTTCTGGTTAATCGTAATGGTAACAACGTTCGCGCTCATCGCATCATGCTTCAAATCAACACGCAGCCTTGAGCACAGTGGCGCATCAAAAGTAGGCTCGGCATTCATCTACATCCTAGTTGCAACCATCGGTATGCAAATGGATGTGACGGCTATCTTAGACAATCCAGGCTACTTCTTCATTGGTATCACATGGCTAACTATCCATGCCATTCTAATGATTGTGATGGCAAAGCTTATCCGCGCACCATTGTTCTTCATGGCAGTTGGTAGCCAAGCTAACGTTGGTGGCGCAGCATCGGCTCCTATCGTAGCGGCGGCATTCCACCCGGCATTGGCTCCAGTAGGTATCCTAATGGCGGTACTTGGTTACGCACTAGGCACATACGGCGCTTACATCTGTGGCCTAATCATGCAGGCTGCAGCGGGTTAA
- a CDS encoding YccF domain-containing protein: MRTIGNIIWFLFGGVFMGLAWWFFGLLAFLTIVGIPWGRACFVMGNFSFFPFGQEAISRDELTNETDIGTSPLGMIGNIIWFLFAGIWLAIGHIMSAVACFITIIGIPFAIQHLKLAVISLAPIGKTVVDKREAEAARVRNYKG, translated from the coding sequence ATGAGAACAATAGGAAACATCATTTGGTTTCTGTTTGGTGGCGTATTTATGGGACTGGCTTGGTGGTTCTTCGGACTGCTCGCATTCCTCACCATCGTTGGTATCCCATGGGGTAGAGCGTGTTTTGTAATGGGTAATTTCTCATTCTTCCCATTCGGTCAAGAAGCGATTTCTCGTGATGAATTGACGAATGAAACTGACATCGGTACCAGCCCGCTAGGTATGATTGGTAACATTATTTGGTTCTTATTTGCAGGAATCTGGCTTGCGATTGGCCACATCATGTCAGCAGTGGCGTGTTTCATTACTATCATTGGTATTCCGTTTGCGATTCAGCATCTTAAGCTAGCGGTTATCTCATTGGCGCCAATCGGCAAAACAGTTGTCGACAAGCGTGAAGCAGAAGCGGCACGAGTAAGAAACTACAAAGGTTAA
- the yiaY gene encoding L-threonine dehydrogenase, with amino-acid sequence MSTAFYIPTINFMGTGCLKDAADSIQSQGFKKGLIVTDKILNQIGVVKQVQDLLSQRGVDAVVFDGTQPNPTITNVNDGLELLTDNDCDFVVSLGGGSPHDCAKGIALVASNGGKIADYEGVDQSEKPMMPLIAINTTAGTASEMTRFCIITDEARHIKMAIVDKHTTPLISVNDPELMLAKPASLTAATGMDALTHAIEAYVSIAATPITDAVAIKAIELVQAHLRTAVAHGEDIEAREQMAYAQFMAGMAFNNASLGYVHAMAHQLGGFYDLPHGVCNAILLPHVQRYNAQVCPERLRDVAKAMGVNIEGMTPEQGAEAAINAIVQLANDVNIPTGIAQLGAKLEDIPTLSDNALKDACGFTNPKQATHEEISAIFEAAM; translated from the coding sequence ATGTCTACTGCATTTTATATCCCTACAATCAACTTCATGGGTACTGGCTGTTTGAAAGATGCTGCTGATAGCATTCAGTCTCAAGGCTTCAAAAAAGGTCTGATCGTTACGGATAAGATCCTTAACCAAATTGGTGTGGTTAAACAGGTACAAGACCTACTTAGCCAACGCGGCGTAGACGCAGTTGTATTCGACGGCACTCAACCCAACCCAACCATCACGAACGTTAACGATGGTCTTGAATTACTAACTGACAACGATTGTGATTTCGTTGTTTCTCTAGGTGGCGGTTCTCCACACGATTGTGCAAAAGGTATCGCTCTAGTTGCTTCTAACGGTGGCAAGATTGCAGACTACGAAGGCGTTGATCAGTCAGAAAAACCAATGATGCCTCTAATTGCTATCAACACAACAGCAGGTACAGCTTCTGAAATGACGCGTTTCTGCATCATTACTGACGAAGCTCGTCACATTAAGATGGCTATCGTTGATAAACACACAACACCACTTATCTCAGTAAACGATCCTGAGTTGATGCTTGCTAAACCTGCATCACTAACGGCTGCAACAGGCATGGATGCGTTAACACACGCAATCGAGGCTTACGTTTCTATCGCAGCAACGCCAATCACAGACGCAGTAGCAATTAAAGCAATTGAACTTGTGCAAGCACACCTAAGAACAGCCGTAGCGCACGGCGAAGACATTGAAGCTCGTGAGCAAATGGCTTACGCACAGTTCATGGCTGGCATGGCATTCAACAACGCTTCATTGGGTTACGTTCATGCAATGGCGCACCAACTGGGTGGTTTCTACGACCTTCCACACGGTGTATGTAACGCTATCTTGCTACCACACGTTCAACGCTACAACGCGCAAGTTTGCCCAGAGCGTCTACGTGACGTTGCAAAAGCGATGGGTGTGAATATTGAAGGCATGACACCAGAGCAAGGCGCAGAAGCGGCTATCAACGCGATTGTTCAACTAGCAAACGATGTCAATATCCCAACGGGTATCGCGCAGCTTGGTGCTAAGCTAGAAGACATCCCGACTCTTTCTGACAACGCACTAAAAGACGCTTGTGGTTTCACTAACCCTAAACAAGCAACTCACGAAGAAATCTCAGCGATCTTCGAAGCAGCAATGTAA
- a CDS encoding threonine aldolase family protein → MSTDLRQQCNLLLSGHFDPTPAQTFAQMAEWCETHDVTHDTYGDGDFIESFENKVADLLGYEAAVFVITGTMNQPTALEIACQEKRNPLVAMHESSHIMRHERQGYQLQNRFNVLPVGNVFRTWNVDDLKAWPDEIAAALYELPMREIGGQLPEWDELEAIKQYCKEQSIHLHMDGARLWECGAYYQKSYSEIAQGFDTAYVSLYKGLNGLGGSLLLGDKAFVAKAAAWMKRQGGNVYHRTPYVVSAAMQFDQRLEMMPALYERTIQVYQILQDYPQFTINPQQPQVNMLHLYLPVSYEDGIIARDNIAKKHKIWIGNPAMSELPNQCKIEWYVGDNLLNLPDHELIDILDFINEELI, encoded by the coding sequence ATGAGCACGGACTTGCGTCAACAATGTAACTTGCTGCTTTCTGGCCACTTCGATCCAACACCAGCTCAAACCTTTGCGCAAATGGCTGAATGGTGCGAAACACATGATGTGACTCACGATACCTATGGTGATGGCGATTTTATTGAGAGTTTCGAAAACAAAGTAGCTGATTTGCTCGGCTATGAGGCCGCCGTGTTTGTGATTACAGGCACCATGAACCAACCAACAGCACTAGAGATTGCTTGCCAAGAAAAAAGAAACCCTTTAGTGGCTATGCATGAATCCAGCCATATCATGCGCCATGAACGCCAAGGGTATCAGCTCCAGAACCGTTTCAACGTACTTCCTGTTGGCAACGTGTTCCGAACTTGGAACGTAGATGACCTGAAGGCTTGGCCAGACGAAATTGCAGCTGCGCTTTATGAACTTCCAATGCGTGAAATCGGCGGGCAGCTTCCTGAGTGGGATGAGCTTGAAGCGATAAAGCAGTACTGCAAAGAACAATCGATTCATCTGCATATGGATGGGGCTCGTTTGTGGGAGTGCGGCGCGTATTATCAAAAGTCATATAGCGAGATCGCTCAAGGTTTCGATACCGCTTATGTGTCGCTCTATAAAGGGTTAAACGGCCTTGGTGGTTCGCTGCTATTAGGTGATAAGGCTTTCGTAGCAAAAGCAGCGGCATGGATGAAGCGTCAGGGTGGGAATGTTTATCATCGCACGCCTTATGTGGTTTCGGCAGCAATGCAGTTTGATCAACGACTCGAGATGATGCCTGCTTTGTATGAACGCACCATTCAGGTTTACCAGATATTACAAGATTACCCTCAATTCACGATTAATCCGCAGCAGCCTCAAGTAAATATGCTGCATCTTTATTTACCCGTAAGTTATGAAGACGGCATTATCGCAAGAGACAATATTGCTAAGAAGCATAAGATTTGGATAGGAAACCCAGCAATGAGCGAGCTACCAAATCAATGTAAAATTGAGTGGTATGTGGGTGATAACTTATTGAATTTACCCGATCATGAGCTGATCGACATTCTAGATTTTATTAACGAAGAGCTGATTTAA
- a CDS encoding monovalent cation:proton antiporter-2 (CPA2) family protein, whose translation MTGYFLQAFIYLLAAVIAVPIAKRLGLGSVLGYLIAGVVIGPIIGLVGEETTTIQHFAEFGVVMMLFLVGLELEPKMLWAMRNRLMGLGGLQVGGTTAIVMGIALFFGQPWTIALTIGLIFALSSTAIVLQTFNEKGLSKTEGGKNAFSVLLFQDIAVIPMLAFIPLLALPELVALAESAAQTAAHHDELSLVAGLPSWAYGLVITASIAIVVVGGHYLSRPLFRFVASSGLREIFTATALMLVIGIAALMSLVGLSPALGTFLAGVVLANSEFRHELESNIDPFKGLLLGLFFITVGAGIDFGVLFNDFGLIIGLTLGVMALKALVLFTLALIFKIKNSDRWLFTLSLAQAGEFGFVLLSFSAQNHVLPSDIVQTLSLVVALSMFLTPGLFILFDKVILPRYEQKSNDREEDTIEEKGTVIIAGIGRFGQIVNRLLVSNDVNTVVLDHQANQVDLLRSINIKSYFGDATRHDLLHTAGIEEAAMLVVAIDNQDSSVELVKYVKHTYPKVKILARAFDRGHSYRLREAGADFVESETYHSALEMGAEALRSLGHHPFFVEQQKSTYQRVESRKSEKLYQAWSEAEENPRYDNNYRQIFIHLEEAMKEDMKKDRSDKHSRSERGWTPPPKGYADGFEEEES comes from the coding sequence ATGACAGGATATTTTCTACAAGCATTTATCTATTTGCTCGCGGCAGTCATCGCTGTCCCTATCGCCAAAAGGCTTGGCCTCGGTTCTGTGCTTGGTTACCTGATTGCCGGTGTAGTGATTGGTCCAATTATTGGCTTAGTTGGCGAAGAGACCACAACCATTCAACACTTTGCCGAATTCGGTGTGGTGATGATGTTGTTCTTAGTCGGGCTGGAACTTGAGCCTAAGATGCTTTGGGCAATGAGAAACCGTCTTATGGGGCTCGGCGGCTTACAAGTCGGCGGCACAACGGCCATTGTCATGGGTATTGCATTGTTCTTCGGGCAACCTTGGACGATCGCTCTCACCATTGGCTTGATCTTCGCGCTTTCATCTACCGCGATTGTTCTTCAAACGTTTAATGAGAAAGGGCTATCAAAGACAGAAGGCGGTAAGAATGCTTTCTCGGTCTTACTATTCCAAGATATCGCCGTCATTCCTATGTTGGCATTCATTCCCTTACTAGCTCTTCCTGAACTGGTTGCCTTGGCAGAAAGCGCTGCACAAACTGCAGCACATCACGATGAGTTAAGTTTGGTTGCAGGCTTACCAAGTTGGGCATATGGCCTTGTTATTACGGCTTCCATCGCAATCGTGGTTGTAGGCGGACATTACCTAAGTCGTCCACTCTTCCGCTTTGTTGCAAGCTCTGGCCTACGTGAGATCTTCACTGCAACGGCACTGATGTTGGTTATTGGTATTGCCGCGCTGATGAGCCTTGTTGGTTTGTCTCCAGCGCTTGGGACATTCTTAGCAGGCGTTGTACTTGCCAACAGCGAATTCAGACACGAACTGGAATCGAACATTGACCCATTCAAAGGGCTGTTGCTTGGTCTGTTCTTCATTACGGTAGGTGCTGGGATCGATTTTGGTGTTCTGTTTAACGACTTTGGGCTCATCATTGGTTTAACGCTGGGTGTAATGGCACTCAAAGCATTAGTACTGTTCACACTGGCGCTAATCTTTAAAATCAAAAATAGCGACCGATGGTTGTTTACGTTGAGCTTGGCGCAAGCCGGTGAGTTTGGTTTTGTACTACTGAGCTTCTCAGCCCAAAACCATGTGCTGCCCTCTGATATTGTTCAAACACTGTCGCTGGTTGTCGCCCTTTCGATGTTCTTAACTCCTGGCTTGTTCATCCTGTTTGATAAAGTAATTCTGCCTCGTTACGAACAAAAATCTAACGACCGTGAAGAAGATACCATCGAAGAGAAAGGCACGGTCATCATTGCTGGTATTGGCCGATTCGGTCAGATCGTTAACCGCTTATTGGTATCGAATGATGTCAATACTGTGGTTCTCGATCACCAAGCCAACCAAGTAGATTTATTACGCTCCATCAATATCAAATCTTACTTTGGTGATGCGACTCGTCACGACTTATTGCATACCGCAGGAATTGAAGAAGCCGCAATGCTTGTCGTCGCTATCGATAACCAAGACTCAAGCGTTGAATTAGTGAAATACGTTAAACACACCTACCCTAAAGTGAAAATCTTAGCGCGAGCATTCGACCGTGGTCACAGCTATCGCCTAAGAGAAGCCGGTGCCGATTTTGTAGAATCAGAAACGTACCACTCAGCACTCGAAATGGGGGCAGAAGCCTTGCGTTCTTTAGGTCACCACCCATTCTTCGTTGAACAGCAAAAATCAACGTATCAGCGTGTTGAAAGTCGTAAGTCTGAAAAGCTCTACCAAGCTTGGTCTGAAGCGGAAGAGAACCCACGCTACGACAACAACTACCGACAGATCTTTATTCATCTAGAAGAAGCAATGAAAGAAGATATGAAAAAAGATCGCTCAGATAAGCACTCTCGCTCAGAACGAGGTTGGACACCGCCACCGAAAGGCTATGCTGACGGCTTTGAGGAAGAAGAAAGCTAA
- a CDS encoding NAD(P)H-dependent oxidoreductase — protein sequence MSKNRVLVLFAHPSQHRSEANKPLFEQAKRIDGVTCVDLYAEYPTFKINIDREQKRLLDHDIIIFQFPLYWYSTPAILKEWQDLVLEYGFAYGTDGNELQGKSLLCSITAGGKKDAYQTDGYNHFTIRELLHPIEQTASLCGMNYLAPLALFGSRTALEEGRIQDHVNSYKTLLEAFVAGEVDLKKASKAEKLNHYVDEMMSRG from the coding sequence ATGTCGAAAAATCGAGTCTTGGTGCTATTCGCCCACCCTTCTCAGCATCGCTCTGAAGCTAACAAACCCTTATTTGAGCAAGCCAAGCGCATTGATGGGGTAACCTGTGTCGATCTCTATGCAGAATATCCGACCTTCAAAATCAACATCGATCGTGAACAGAAACGCCTGTTAGACCATGACATCATCATTTTTCAATTCCCACTATATTGGTACTCAACACCCGCGATTCTCAAAGAGTGGCAAGACCTTGTCCTAGAATACGGATTTGCCTATGGCACTGACGGTAATGAACTGCAAGGTAAAAGCTTGTTATGCAGTATCACCGCTGGCGGCAAGAAAGATGCTTATCAAACTGATGGCTATAACCACTTCACGATACGTGAACTGCTTCACCCAATCGAACAAACGGCTTCTTTATGCGGCATGAACTACTTAGCCCCATTGGCTTTGTTTGGTTCACGAACTGCGTTGGAAGAAGGCCGAATTCAAGATCACGTAAACAGCTATAAAACGCTTTTAGAGGCTTTTGTTGCTGGCGAAGTCGACCTTAAAAAGGCAAGCAAGGCTGAAAAGCTAAACCACTACGTTGATGAAATGATGAGCAGAGGTTAG